The Ziziphus jujuba cultivar Dongzao chromosome 7, ASM3175591v1 genome includes a region encoding these proteins:
- the LOC125420155 gene encoding G-type lectin S-receptor-like serine/threonine-protein kinase LECRK2, producing the protein MASIPILLTILSVFPVAINAKAQTEYPNNITRGSMLSPNTINSSWTSPSGLFSFGFYPQGNGYRVGIWMATDEPETPVVVWTANRDDPPCSPGATLELTGRLVLRTEQGEEKNITYTDDLPEPATSAAMLDDGNFQLFNGSGYLMWQSFHHPTDTILGGQVLTSGFWLQSSISRSDHSSGLFMLRMQDDGNLVCYPANISNNPDTSYWSTGTFNSNAMLNLSHLGYLSLEDSYGEPIRFLSNGSYPRRNKTIIYRATLDSDGIFRLYSHYIASNVSSKVTEEWSSMQNPCEAKGICGLNSFCQLVNNKSECSCYPGSVSFDPSMMFLGCYQNFSAESYRDNEEADLALRYNFTSLNNIRWDDPPYAVEILMEEACKGSCMEDFYCWAVLYESTSCRKYNYPLRYGKQSKNITTKALFKVVLKNIRMAKESNYIRPVPPNDESRIKTVLFILGLSLGSVACLCFAFAVSSFIVYRYKYHRYKKLLENTKLGLAEDFTLQSFSYNELQQATNGFSEEKGRGTFGAVYKGNLPESNKTIAVKRLEKFVEEGVREFRAEMTTIGRTHHRNLVQLLGFCIEGSKKILVYEFMSNGSLADRLFKAVSPPTWQERVRFVFDVARGMFYLHEECGVHIIHCNLKPQNILLDDTWTAKISDFGFARLLPNQAKTSMGVQGTSSEYLAPEWQKNALISVKADIYSFGIVLLEIICCRRNIKVNVSTPDEITLSKWVYKCFKAKELHKLVEFEDVDFPTLERMIKVGLWCIQDDPALRPLMKNVILMLEGTMNIPVPPSPELIVLP; encoded by the coding sequence ATGGCTTCTATACCAATTCTCCTTACAATATTGTCTGTTTTTCCGGTCGCCATTAATGCAAAAGCTCAAACAGAGTACCCAAATAACATTACCCGAGGTTCTATGTTGTCCCCAAATACCATCAACTCATCATGGACATCACCTTCTGGTCTTTTCTCATTTGGTTTCTATCCACAAGGCAACGGCTACCGTGTTGGCATATGGATGGCTACTGATGAACCTGAAACTCCCGTAGTCGTCTGGACTGCAAATCGAGATGATCCCCCTTGTTCCCCTGGCGCTACGTTGGAGCTTACAGGAAGGTTGGTTCTTAGAACTGAACAAGGTGAAGAAAAAAACATTACTTACACTGATGATCTTCCAGAGCCAGCAACTTCAGCAGCTATGCTTGATGATGGAAACTTCCAACTCTTTAACGGCTCTGGTTATCTCATGTGGCAGAGTTTCCACCACCCAACTGACACCATACTAGGAGGTCAGGTTCTAACTTCTGGCTTTTGGTTGCAATCTAGCATATCTAGATCCGATCACTCAAGCGGACTATTTATGCTCCGTATGCAAGATGATGGAAACCTCGTTTGCTATCCTGCAAACATCTCCAACAATCCAGACACTTCATATTGGAGCACCGGAACTTTTAACTCTAATGCAATGCTAAATCTTAGCCATTTGGGTTATCTATCTCTAGAGGATTCATACGGAGAACCAATACGCTTTCTTTCAAATGGATCTTATCCTAGAAGAAACAAAACTATCATCTACAGAGCGACGCTGGACAGCGACGGAATTTTTAGATTGTATTCGCACTACATTGCAAGCAACGTAAGCTCAAAGGTGACAGAGGAATGGTCGTCTATGCAAAATCCATGCGAAGCAAAAGGAATTTGTGGTTTGAACAGTTTCTGCCAATTGGTTAATAACAAATCTGAATGTTCATGTTATCCTGGATCTGTTTCTTTCGACCCCAGCATGATGTTCTTAGGCTGCTATCAGAATTTCAGCGCAGAGAGCTACAGAGACAATGAAGAAGCTGACCTTGCTCTGAGGTATAATTTTACTTCTTTAAACAATATTCGGTGGGATGATCCTCCTTATGCAGTAGAGATATTGATGGAGGAAGCTTGCAAGGGGTCTTGCATGGAAGACTTTTACTGTTGGGCAGTGCTGTATGAAAGTACTAGTTGTCGTAAATATAACTATCCACTAAGATATGGTAAACAGAGTAAGAATATAACTACAAAAGCCCTCTTTAAGGtggttttgaaaaatattcGTATGGCGAAGGAATCGAATTATATTCGTCCAGTCCCTCCAAATGATGAGAGCAGGATCAAAACAGTATTGTTTATTCTGGGATTAAGTTTGGGTTCTGTTGCATGCTTGTGTTTTGCCTTTGCAGTTTCAAGTTTCATTGTTTACAGGTACAAATATCATAGGTATAAAAAACTGTTGGAAAATACAAAATTGGGATTAGCTGAAGATTTTACTTTGCAATCATTTTCATACAATGAGCTTCAGCAAGCAACAAATGGATTCAGTGAAGAGAAAGGAAGAGGGACTTTTGGAGCCGTTTACAAAGGGAATTTACCTGAGAGTAACAAAACCATTGCAGTCAAAAGACTAGAGAAATTTGTGGAAGAGGGAGTAAGAGAATTTCGAGCTGAAATGACTACAATTGGAAGGACTCATCATAGAAACTTAGTTCAGTTGCTTGGTTTTTGTATTGAGGGATCCAAAAAAATTCTTGTCTATGAATTCATGAGCAATGGTTCACTTGCAGATCGTCTCTTCAAGGCGGTATCACCGCCAACATGGCAAGAAAGGGTGAGATTTGTATTCGATGTGGCAAGGGGAATGTTCTACCTACATGAAGAGTGTGGAGTGCATATCATCCACTGCAACTTGAAACCCCAAAATATACTCCTGGATGATACTTGGACTGCTAAGATCTCTGATTTCGGTTTTGCGAGGTTGTTGCCCAATCAAGCAAAAACATCCATGGGAGTTCAAGGAACGTCATCAGAGTACTTAGCTCCTGAATGGCAAAAGAATGCCTTGATATCAGTAAAAGCTGATATTTATAGTTTCGGCATCGTACTTTTGGAAATCATATGTTGCAGAAGAAATATTAAAGTTAATGTTTCAACTCCGGATGAGATAACTCTTTCCAAGTGGGTTTATAAATGCTTTAAAGCTAAAGAGTTGCACAAACTTGTGGAATTTGAAGACGTAGACTTTCCAACACTAGAGAGAATGATCAAAGTTGGGTTATGGTGCATCCAAGATGATCCAGCTTTGCGTCCTTTGATGAAGAATGTAATCTTGATGTTGGAAGGCACAATGAATATACCTGTACCTCCATCTCCAGAACTTATTGTTCTTCCTTGA